A region from the Dendropsophus ebraccatus isolate aDenEbr1 chromosome 1, aDenEbr1.pat, whole genome shotgun sequence genome encodes:
- the AMN1 gene encoding protein AMN1 homolog: protein MNCYRVDPLLDRCLVCLSRNITRYESDLEPLPPHLKDKLITLLCVQGLLTDANIGRVLHPSVKKLDLRDCDVSDNALRLITCCRQLKKINLNSSKGEERTSVTSEGITAIAQSCPYLHEVTLKKCCSLTDAGVLALSQNCPLLQIINLSGCIRVGDASLEALGQYCPLLHSVDLSATQVTDDGIVALVTGKCAKNLKEIHIVRCTRVTDDAVEAILTCCPSIDILLFHGCPQITDRSAVAIEQLLGSKKLRQVTWTV from the exons ATGAACTGCTACCGGGTGGACCCTTTATTAGACAG GTGCCTTGTTTGCTTATCAAGAAACATCACCAGATACGAGTCGGACCTGGAGCCTCTTCCCCCGCACCTCAAGGACAAGCTGATAACACTGCTGTGTGTCCAGGGGCTTCTCACAGACGCCAACATTGGACGG GTCTTACATCCATCTGTTAAAAAACTCGACCTCCGTGACTGTGACGTATCTGACAACGCCCTGAGGCTGATAACCTGCTGCCGACAACTCAAGAAAATAAACCTGAACTCCAGCAAAGGAGAAGAGAGGACCTCTGTCACGTCTGAAG GAATCACAGCGATTGCTCAGTCTTGTCCATACCTCCATGAGGTCACTCTTAAGAAATGTTGCAGTCTGACAGACGCCGGGGTCCTGGCTCTCTCGCAGAATTGCCCCCTATTGCAGATCATTAACCTGAGCGGCTGTATCAGGGTTGGCGATGCGTCCTTGGAGGCGCTGGGGCAGTACTGTCCTCTGCTGCACAGTGTGGACTTGTCGGCCACACAG GTGACTGATGACGGCATTGTAGCTTTAGTGACTGGAAAATGTGCAAAAAACTTAAAG GAGATTCACATAGTCCGTTGCACACGCGTGACGGATGATGCGGTGGAGGCCATACTCACTTGCTGTCCCAGCATCGACATCCTGCTCTTCCATGGATGCCCACAAATCACAG ATCGTTCAGCAGTCGCCATAGAACAGCTGCTGGGATCGAAAAAGCTGAGGCAGGTCACATGgactgtgtaa